A genomic region of Erythrobacter sp. SCSIO 43205 contains the following coding sequences:
- a CDS encoding threonine/serine dehydratase: MTRAPTHDGVLAAAASIAELLPPTPLLPVEIGGVRVHVKAENLQPIGAFKIRGAWWRLSNVGEEERARGVVAVSSGNHAQGVAWAAKRLGIKATIVMPRDAPQVKLDGTKALGAEVVLYNRPGEDRDEVAAKLIEQNGGTLVHAFGDPWVIEGQGSAGIEAGQQMGRSPSRFIVCCGGGGLAAGLALGCPDSAIHVVEPKGWDMVGRAIASGEIVHAAPDAPKTICDALQPTATKPINLDVLKGRAEPGVTVTDKEVRDAQRWAFATMQLVVEPGGSAALAAALSGKVPLDERTIIMVTGGNADPAAFARTICEPASFKPR; encoded by the coding sequence ATGACGCGCGCACCGACCCATGACGGGGTATTGGCCGCGGCTGCCAGTATCGCCGAACTTCTGCCGCCAACCCCGCTTTTGCCGGTCGAAATCGGCGGCGTTCGCGTTCATGTAAAAGCGGAAAATCTCCAGCCTATCGGCGCGTTCAAAATCAGGGGCGCGTGGTGGCGGCTTTCAAACGTTGGAGAAGAAGAGCGCGCGCGCGGCGTGGTCGCCGTCTCCTCTGGCAATCATGCGCAAGGGGTTGCGTGGGCGGCAAAGCGGCTGGGGATCAAGGCAACCATCGTCATGCCGCGCGATGCGCCGCAGGTGAAGCTTGACGGAACCAAGGCACTGGGCGCTGAGGTGGTGCTCTACAACCGTCCCGGCGAAGACCGCGATGAAGTCGCTGCCAAACTTATCGAGCAAAATGGCGGCACTCTTGTCCATGCCTTTGGCGATCCGTGGGTGATCGAGGGGCAAGGCTCTGCCGGGATCGAAGCGGGTCAGCAAATGGGACGCTCTCCGTCGCGCTTTATCGTGTGTTGCGGTGGCGGCGGACTTGCGGCAGGCTTGGCGCTGGGTTGCCCGGACAGCGCCATCCATGTGGTCGAACCAAAAGGCTGGGATATGGTGGGTCGAGCGATTGCCTCTGGTGAGATCGTTCACGCAGCCCCCGATGCTCCCAAAACCATTTGCGACGCGCTCCAACCGACAGCCACCAAGCCGATCAATCTTGATGTGCTAAAGGGGCGCGCAGAGCCCGGTGTCACTGTGACCGATAAAGAGGTGCGAGACGCTCAGCGTTGGGCATTTGCCACGATGCAATTGGTTGTCGAGCCCGGCGGCAGCGCCGCCCTGGCTGCAGCTTTAAGCGGTAAGGTGCCTCTGGATGAGAGGACCATAATCATGGTCACCGGAGGAAACGCTGATCCTGCAGCTTTTGCGCGGACTATCTGCGAGCCGGCCTCATTCAAGCCGCGATAG
- a CDS encoding MAPEG family protein gives MQAQMLAPAAVLVVWTLIVLLWIIPARFGALAKVEDKSALAGKKGARGQDLEGVIPDKANWPAHNHTHLHEQPTLFYAVSVILAIVGAGAIDVTLAWIYVALRIVHSLWQILVNKIPLRFILFLASSIVLIVLAVRAVMATAFADPSIAPQ, from the coding sequence ATGCAAGCTCAAATGCTCGCGCCCGCAGCCGTATTGGTTGTGTGGACGCTCATCGTGCTCTTGTGGATTATTCCGGCGCGCTTTGGTGCTCTTGCCAAAGTCGAAGACAAATCCGCTCTTGCCGGTAAAAAAGGTGCCCGCGGGCAAGATTTGGAAGGGGTGATCCCCGATAAAGCCAATTGGCCGGCGCATAACCACACCCATTTGCACGAACAGCCGACACTTTTTTACGCGGTCAGCGTGATCCTGGCGATTGTAGGGGCAGGCGCGATTGATGTCACTTTGGCGTGGATTTACGTTGCCTTGCGCATCGTGCATTCCTTGTGGCAGATCCTTGTAAACAAGATTCCCCTGCGCTTCATTCTGTTTCTAGCCAGCTCGATTGTTTTGATCGTTCTGGCGGTGCGCGCGGTGATGGCAACAGCCTTTGCTGACCCAAGCATTGCGCCGCAATAA